CAGATACACACAATATTGACTAATAAATAGCCATATTGCATACTTAAAGTTGGACAGTTAAAGTACAACTTGTCCCACAAGTGCTGAAagtccaacacgttctcatcccaactcgtcacatactgacgctttgtcagaccccttggcgtcactttttccGTCACAATTAACACGTGGGTAACAACTGCTCGGCGTCATTTTACAGTCGAAGTAAACACGTGCTTTATGTTGTGAATCAAACAAAAGCACTTGCTTAgttttaggtaacaaaaccacttagttaggtttaggaaaaaaaacaacatggttgggcttgaaattaCTATGTTTAACAGTACAAATGTGACTTGGCATTATCATCACCGGACACGAACAGCGGActactggatgaaagccttgtgtttgttgtgttccACACCAGAAGTATAGCACAAATATCAAGTTATATCAGTTATATTAGAttggtctcaccaaatggcgtatgaatgccacaataatgTGTAAGTAAACTTTAAACTTTTGGCGCCCTAGGCGGCGTAAGTggttagggttcaaccccccagaaccctGGTTCCATAATAGTttataaataactgtatttgttataatataaataaacaattggtccctgacaTTGTTGGCTTAACATTTTTTAGTCAGTTTTACTACAATTTACGATGATTTATGATGAATTTAAGATGAAAAAGTGGTGagaaaagtgtatttatttatttatttgtcacctcaatacagaaaatgaggaagggcgcccacaagtattgttttatttatttgtctctttttttttagaaggtGGCGTCTTAGGCGaacgcctatatggcctatgccttaaaccGGCCCtgtacgctcagagctagtgacgtagaataaaaaatgagaaagacTGTGTATGGTGGAGTTATTTCAAAGTCAAGTTTCCGTAATTATGTTACGCTGTTTACGTATGTATTTAGCGTAGGTTACGTAGTTAATCCCATCCCATAATTTAatcccaaccatgatgtttttccaaaacctgactaaattgttttgttgcttaaaactAACTGCGACCATTATcagagttttgttgcctaaacatgtCCACGTTTATTTCACGGCAACGtcggggtgtgtgtgtttaaatgacacacaaaaagctgTTTCATAACGTTAACCCCGTGGCATGAAATGACTCATGAAAAgcttaaaatgtgttatcatgaGACGCGGAATGTCTTtgaaattgcatactatttatAGACCTTCCCATAAGATACGGttgattatacagtatatacagtaaataaagatAATACAGTTTATCACTTATATTCTGATATAATCTCTTCCTCATGGGGCTATCTCAATCCAGTAAACAAGCTTGTAAACTCTGCTGATTTGAATTGAACAACTAGGACGTGATTTTATCACTTGAAAAGTACAATCCAAAGAAGATTCTTATATCAAAGTGATTCTGGAGAAAAAGCTGTGCATCTATGTTAAACAGGTAAGACGACTGTAATGCTCTTCTGCTTTACCAgtcaaatatactgtattactCCAGGACTTAAACCACTTCACTGGCTCCCAGTGCAATAcagaaacaatttaaaaacTCTAATAGTCTAAGTAGCACTTAATGGTTTGGCTCAAGTACATCTCTGACCTGCTCACTGATTACAACCCAGTCCAGTCATCACGGATCATCATGCAGTGGTTTCTCCAACTCAACCTAAAAGATCGTTTTGGTACTTTGGTCCCGTCTCTGGAACTGACGTCGATCACCACTGTGTCCTTTAAAACAATggtgtatttatattgttttcttgcatttatttttctgaatgcattttaatgtaagtatttagggctgtcaaagttgcaaatttgttttaacgccactaatttctttaacgcattaacgcaacttgcattttttagtttgtagcggagcgggctaaataacgctctgtcatggccattttcaatcgGGTCCCtcaacctctgacctccagatatgtgaacgtaaatgggttctatgggtacccacgagtctcccctttacagacatgcccactttatgataatcacatgcagtttggggtcaagtcatagtcaagtcagcacactgacacactgacagctgttgttgcctgttgggctgcagtttgccatgttatgatttgagcatattttgtatgctaaatgcagtacctgtgagggtttctggacaatattagtcattgttttgtgttattaattgatttccaataataaatatatacatacatttgcaaaagcagcatatttgcccactccaatgttgataagtgtattaaatacttaacaaatctccctttaaggtgcattttgaacagattaaatatGAGcgaataatgtgtgattaatgacaaaacaaagtaaaatttttacttttttcatgtctgtgacattgaaactgtagtaatgtagctggtatgatgtcaatatactgtgaaaagatcattttcattgtctgttgttgctgtgaaccgcgcgcaTCTCGTGGTAAAAATAGGTGACACTTCAGAAGAAACGCAAATGACACGCAGCCCAGCCGCGTCTGAGCCACACTGCTCAAACGAGCAAATATCCCCGtataaaatatgttgtaataaaatatatatttttaatttccatTGCAGTTAAACAACAGAAAAAGCAGGGGTTGCTGCAGCACCCTCAGCAACCCCCACTTCGCACGCCAACGACTTTTATACTGGCCATCAATGTGGAAAAAGCTCTCTGGGCTGCAGGGGACTGTTTTTGTTGCAGGTTGGTTGTTACTGGGAAAAACTGGCAGCTGTGACTCTTCCACACCGTCTCCATGTAAATGACATGCTGCTGTGgtgactgtgtgttttcagctacAGTCTGCTGCGCAGCTCACCAAGCAGAGCAAACTGAAGGACGTTCTGACAGTAACCTTGTTCTGTTGGATCAATCTTTATTGCTCCAGCTACCGATGTTAGCTGGCTAGTTTAACTACTGCTGCTGACTCAAGGACAAGCTAAAGAAAACCACTGCAAACAGCTGCAAGAGAAGATCAATTCAATCTGTAAGTGTTTCCATAACCTAAGGCCTTGTATCTAATGTAGAGAGCACAATTGTTTTCTGATCTGTTGGTAAAGGTTTGGTtcggtttaggcacaaaaacgaTTTGGTGAAGGCTGGACAAAGATTGTTGAATGAAACCAATGTTGACTGTTGATAGGAAACAGGAGGCGAACAGCAATCACAATCTTTGCTGACCCATACATATAACagtgggcctcatgcaagaaccactCGTAGGAACAGATTTGTTTCTTAAGTGGCTTGTACGAGTGAACTTTTCTCTTAGGTACGAACACAATTTTtgtttgttctgtgttgttaattgatttccaataataagtatattaggactgtcaatcgattaaaatatttaattgcgattaattgcatgattgtccatagttaattgtgattaatcacaaattaatcacacattttttatttgttcaaaatgtaccttaaagggagatttgtcaactatttaatactgttatcaacacgggagtggacaaatacgctgcttcatacaaatgtatgtatatatttattattggaaatcaattaacaacacaaaacaatgacaaatattgtccagaaaccctcacaggtactgcatttagcatacaacaatatgctcaaatcctaacatgggaaactgcagcccaacaggcaacaacagctgtcagggtgtcagtgtgctgacttgactatgacttgccctcaaactgcatgtgattatcataaagtgggcatgtctgtaaaggggagactcgtgggtacccatagaacccattttcattcacatatctggaggtcagaggtcaagggacccctttgaaaatggccacgccagtttttcctcctggGGCAGGATGTGTAGCCTTATTATGGTATCATTGGGGCGTTAATTAAGCTAATTTACAGATCATTTACGTACTGGTGGCATTCATGATTTACACAGTTATCAAAAGTTAGGAGTGTTTGCTGAATCTGATGTGGCACACTCGTACAGGCCCACGGTACGATAAAAAGGAAAGTTAAGTTAAGAACACGAAAATGTTCTTTCATGAGACCCATTGTATCTGTAGCTTATAAGACAACAAAGTCATAATTCACATGGCCTGTTAGGTAAACACCGATCATTTTGGGGCAAGTCGCGACCAATGctgtcctttttctttttggtgTTTGCGTGCTCTACATCGCCTTAATATCCGACATGTTCTCGATTGGCTGCCACCAAGATACAGAGCGCTTTGACAGACTTTTCACTACAGTATTGATTATTTCTCTTCCTATTAAAGACGTTAAAGTTGAAAAATTGGATTAGCCAAATCCTCCACCTTCACTTAGCTTGCAATCAGGCTTTGTCCACCCACACACTCCCAGCTCCTCTTCTTGCTTTTATGCATTACAGTGAGATGATAAGTACTTCCTGACCAGCGACTCCTGCAGCGAGTgagccataaaaaaacaaatatagccCTGTGGTAAGCATTAATAAACCTATTAAATCAATACATGCCTTGTCCTTATGGCTGTGGTGATgtattacagcacacacacacacataaagatggGAGGGTTAGGGATGATGGGGGGTGTGATAAAGGGGTCATAAAAGCAGAATATCCTCTGGTCTTACGGGAAACGAAGAAAGTCATCATTGACAGCCTCTCAGGTGAGTAACACAGCTCTCCTCAAAGTTATCTTAGATCTGTTTTAGAAGTTCAACATAGAAATTTACATGCAGCACAGACAACTCTAGCTTACAAAGACAGGTATCTCTGTACCAGTTTTTAGTAATCCTGCAAGGTAAGAATATTTCACGTGAAAAAACTAATGTAAGTCCAGGTAATTAGAGGCTTGAGACTTATTTACGTTTTTGTTATTGGTTTGTATTATTTGTTAGGAACTATGATATGGTGGTAAATTACAGGGTCATTAAACAGCAACTGATATGAACaaaatttgcattttatttcagAATAGCATTCATTCTTTGCTTAAAGGATTATTCCCACATTTCATTTATGTTAATTCGATGTTTACGGTACATTTCACATAAATGATAAATTTGGGTCAGCATAAAATGGGGTCGTAAACTCTAATCGGCGAGTAAAAAGATGGACAAAGTGAATTTAGGTTGATTTTATTTGCTAACCAGAACATGTTAGATGTGTGCTTGCACAGAAGTTTAACTGTATGTTTGTGCTTTTTTGTTTCCAGCAGCTCACAATCCAAAAAACATCTGCCAAGACAGATTTATTCCCTGTTTTTGTGGCCCTGAATCTCTGAGACGATGCAGCTGAATATTCCTGTCCTGGCTCTTTGCCTTCTTGGCACAGGTAATAAGGTTTAAGGTTCACTTTACAAAGAGGTTTCAAGTTGTGactaaatgttaaataaatggtGCGAGGGTTGGGTTGAGGAACATTGGACATGTGTAGCTTCACCTTCATCAACTCAGTTTTAATTCCTATTTTATGACCTAGAACTTTCCATGTTGAGTATGAAATTGTAGCAGTTTATATCAAAAGTTTAACCTTATCTTTTTATAAATAACTTGAGGAATGTAATGAAAATGCCATTTTGTGAGCATGTACTactgtttattgttaaaataaatgtattattttacaactttatatTACGAGCAGCCAGAGAAGGTAGAAATGTTGTATATTTCCAAAGGTTGGTGACAGGCGGTTGATGGATAGAGGTCATAGCTTCAGGCTCATAAATGTTGATGGTGTTTGTCAAAAGGGTTAGTCATAGTCATTATGAAGCTGTTTTAATGGCGCTATTGGGTCAAAGATTACGTTTATTATCTTTTCCATTGTCCACGTTATTAATATTAACACATGAAGTTCTGACACAAACTAAATTGCACCATAAATACTGTTGATTAtgattaaaggtcttattgataacatttttatgcagagcttttagaaaggtgccgaataaaagtatggcttgtcctgaaaaaaaatattatgattgtgaattaatcattttaaaaatgttggcgggtccaaaattaatgttttgttataaTAATATGTTAAATAATAGTTAAACCtaagcatttttgtttaattcacaacgttaagcacgTGGTAcctcaacacgttctcatcccaacttgtcacataccgcCACTTTGTTACGCCCCTTGGCGTTGGCGTCACgctccttggcgtcactttaggattaggcaacaaaaccactatagttagatttagatacatggttgggcttaaaactactacgtttgtacagtgaaaatgacactgaacgttgtgaatgcgggacacgaacgaacagctgaatGTAATGTGACGCACGGGATACAAACAGTGATTTCCTGGacgaaagccctgtgtttgttggacccatccacctctcctcccacccACCCGGTGcgtctctttttgctctttaaactacgttaTCACACTCCCGCCGCACTTTctcagagcgtttactgttgctgaggatgagtttacattgtagttagtggaacgcccggtgcgtttcacACAGGCGaagagtttagaagcaaagagacgaaactctggtgtttttttgacaccatgttggactgaaaaagctaattatatttatagtgtTTTATAGTTCAatacaggccatttcagtagaatatgacaacagaatagaaattattttgtatgGCTCTTTTTAAGcgaacgttttactggcgtctggtagtcgctttcagtccaaaatggaggaagtgtagctctgctgctgggcgctgttGTTGCAATGGAACCAACAATTGACTTTCAGTTCTTGACAATATACAATACGTTCTTTGATACCGGCGCtaaggggtgccttgtgcggtgaTATTGAacgccgatggccgtgacaaatcctcggtatttgacgccctgggaatgagaccgGGCTGGTTTACTGCGACCATAAAGTGACGCCATGGGTTCTGACAAACCATGAGTATGTGGCGaggtgggatgagaacgtgttgatagATGCTACCTGCATTTGTGgaaatattttaaaagttttatatacatttttaatgaggtAACATTTTAATGATCAAGCCTTTTTGTGTTTACACAGCAATCCTGTGTTCAGCGCAGATCTCAACTGATAGCCCAACTTCAGCGACCATCATCAACCCAGATGCAACAGACGCTCAGAGCATCTCAACAAGCCATTCACCAGAAACCGGTGCGTCAACGTCATCTGGGCCGTCCACCACACCTGGGCCGTCCACCACACCTGGGCCGTCCACCACACCTGGGCCGTCCACCACACCTGGGCCAGCCACCACACCTGGGCCGTCCACCACACCTGGGCCGTCCACCGCGACTGTGCCGTCCACCGCAACTACACAAACCGCACCTACTACAGAAACGCCTGTGAGCGCCACCACCGAGTCTATGGGGGGTGGTGGAAGTGATGAGCTTTCATCTGGCGCTATCGCCGGTATTGCCATCGGCTCCATCGCCGGGGTGGCTGCTCTTGGTGAGTTCAATACAAGCACACCTTTTATATAACACCCACTTTCTGCTTCCTCAATAACACATCATCCTGTTATCCATTAACAAAGACACACTGGAGATTTGATTGATTGAACAATGCAGGGACAAGAAAGGTTTCCTCGCCACTGCTACTGATCGCGAGCATCTGAATTAATGCAAATCTCACCATTCAAATCAACAAGAAATTCACAGTAACTGGGGTTGTAGTAATATGTACTGTAAGCTGTGGAAGCCCATTCTCAccaagaatatatatatatatatatatatattttacaaatgATATAAAAATTAAAGTCAGAGTTATGATTCTAAATCAAAATTTTGACATTTGAAGTCAAAACgatgagatcataaatgatttTATcggataaaaaatacttttgcttTATTATTAAAGAGCAACAGTAAATATACAAGAGAGATAATAAGATGAAACAATTAattagtgttaggaagttaaacaggtcataagtCTCTCTCTAATCAATTTTTTTACGATGATTTTTAGTGATCAAGTTACTCAAGAGATTGTTTCAGCCCTACACTAAACCATAATTTAGAGAAATTAAGTTTACTTATTATCtcgtattgtattttatatatatatatatatatatatatatatatatcgtatttttatttttagcagTCCTAACTTttcatcccttttttttttattttcctggcAATGATGGGCTTCCATATAAATCCACTGCCCACCTGAACAAAGGACATTGCTGTCAAATTGCAAGCAAACACATGAAAACTCATATTCATAAATCATTGCCGTTATATACTAAATTCAATCATATTATGAGTAAGCAGCACATCCACACAGAggaataattaaaaagaaagcaAGCAGGATTAAAGTGTTAGTTGTAATTTAAAACTTATTTAAAAACTTCAAATTAAAACTTGTGATTGTTATATacacgtcttaatgcaaatatttgtacatatttcttatgttctcatttttaatttgagtacttacttatatttcttaacatatactgtgtttatattgtagcattatgtacatcatttatttatattttcttacatttcttttttgtttatgtttatacaagagcAACTATTACGCTCCAATTTCCCctaataaagtatttctgattttgATTGAACATTAAaaagtacctttttttttattttcaggtggtGGTATCTTTGGTGCGCTGAAGTTCACTGGGAAGATCTGAGACCAGTTATTGCTAAACAAGGATGGTTATGGATCGTATAAGCTAAAACATTTGCCATCCTGAAGTCAAACAGATTAAATCCTGACCCTTTAACTGGACgatgaaaaatgtctgagagGCTCAaatcagaataaaacaatataacatgaTCATAATGACGTGGGCCATGAGGAAGACATTAAAGTAAATTTGACTACTTTGCTATTTTGATTGTCAggaaataatctttagttgatCAAATGTAACTTTTTGCTGTgatggaaaatgtattttataatattttcatgttattttttttttggcagctATGTTCAATTTAACTGCCAGGAGGGTTTGATTTAGAAAAATAATTTCTCTTAATGTCCTTTACATCGGATAACTCTGGCCTTTTGGATTTTAAGTGTGTTGGGAAGCTAAATAATGAGCCAGATTTTAtaataatttacttttttctaGTGTGTGGAACGCCTCAGTGCCACTGTGCctataaaaatacagaaaaatactCAGCTTTCttgtccttttttaaaaactatgtAATTATTACAGACATTTTAAGctgagtattttttttgttgaatttttgttaattattgttttcataTAATTAACTGGGCTTtctgtatattctgtattttcttaTAGAGAAAAAGACTTTGAAATCActttatacatttaataaataactGTTTCCCATCGTGTTCTTAATTGACTTCTGTGACAGGATATTACAAGCTGTCTGGGTAAAGTCCAGGTGTCGATTTTGCAATTACTTCCTTGTAAACCTGAGTTGTTTGTTCATTTTATGAGTGTATGTAGTGGGGTTATGGTAAATAATATCAGTGTCGTCTTAAATTAGTGTTCGCAGCTTATGATAAAGAAACTTTCCATCTTATTTTAGACAAACTGGTTTAAGCTCGGTGCTTCAAttcaaaagtgaaataaaatgtgctaaatgtgatgaaggtaacaacgtttatagtctaagtatatagtttatactgtaagtctaatgcagtgagggcccaagtgcaaatgtattacggagtattagggccatattgagggaaaaaatctgagatttccagaataaggtcataactttaggagataaaaagttgtaatattacgagaataaagtcataactttacgagaaaaaagtcataaatttacgagaaaaaagtcgtaacattacgagaaaaaagtcatacatttacgagaaaaaagtcgtaatattacgagaataaagtcataactttaagagaaaaaaaagtcgttatattacgagaataaagtcataactttacgagaaaaaagttgtaatattacgagaataaagtcataactttacgagaaaaaaagttgtaatattacgatgataaagtcataaatttacgagaaaaaaagtcgtaatattacgagaataaaatcataactttacgagaaaaaaaagtcgtaatattacgagaataaaatcataactttacgagaaaaaaagtcgtaatattacgagaataaagtcataactttacaagaaaaaaagtaataatattacgaataaagtcataactttatgagaaaaaaagaatatctCACGTAaaattaatactttataatatcttttaaacctatgactttattcttgtaatattattacttttttctcttaaacttctgactttattctcgaaatctcatatttatttattttttcctcaatgtggccctaatatttaatcacaccatagacctacaacaatgataaataaaaatgaaattgtaaacaaaaaacagttattcatttccatgtttataaatccacagagagccactggagaggagctaaagagctcaGATTCAACATTAAAAGGTAACTATTAGCAAGTCAAATATGATCTAGACTTTACACAGagagagtaacagaatatttgagtAGAAGAGTGAAGAGATAAACACAGAAAACCAAGGAAGGAGAGTTATTGATCTCACAGGAAGCAGCAGAGTTCTTCTTCGACGTTTCCAGTAGTTGGttgtttcctccctctgctgcctcCATCTGGATATATATAACTCCATTTAACGCCACACTCTATTAAAGTGTTAGTTGTAATTAAAAACTTATTTAAAAACTTCTAATTAAAACTTGTGATTgaaatttacttatttataaataaataaatatataatattgttatatattataatatttaatatataatataaatatatataaataaataaataaaaataaatcaaaaataaatcctGTTTGGATAACGCAACAACAAAAGGACGATATCTACACTTAATCCAAAATAAAGTAGGTaagtatggaggaccacaagagtcacgtaaatagtaataaagcatttaattgattaatagctaattgtacaataaaaataggcattcATAATTTTGTTAGCAAATTAATatgatttattaatctatgagtAAATAGActaaattaaaaagtatttcattattttacattttatttgactttttaatttgaactatttattgctggattaatatttcacttgtacatttttttttgtataatgtGTCTTTTAATTCCCCATTATCATAATCTaagaataaatggactaaattaaaaagtaattaattatttgacattttaatgggcaataaaaagaaaaattataaaaat
This portion of the Sebastes umbrosus isolate fSebUmb1 chromosome 17, fSebUmb1.pri, whole genome shotgun sequence genome encodes:
- the LOC119475240 gene encoding probable GPI-anchored adhesin-like protein PGA18 isoform X2, whose translation is MQLNIPVLALCLLGTAILCSAQISTDSPAQSISTSHSPETGASTSSGPSTTPGPSTTPGPSTTPGPSTTPGPATTPGPSTTPGPSTATVPSTATTQTAPTTETPVSATTESMGGGGSDELSSGAIAGIAIGSIAGVAALGGGIFGALKFTGKI
- the LOC119475240 gene encoding threonine-rich protein-like isoform X1 produces the protein MQLNIPVLALCLLGTAILCSAQISTDSPTSATIINPDATDAQSISTSHSPETGASTSSGPSTTPGPSTTPGPSTTPGPSTTPGPATTPGPSTTPGPSTATVPSTATTQTAPTTETPVSATTESMGGGGSDELSSGAIAGIAIGSIAGVAALGGGIFGALKFTGKI